The Peribacillus sp. FSL P2-0133 genome has a segment encoding these proteins:
- a CDS encoding 4-hydroxyphenylacetate 3-hydroxylase N-terminal domain-containing protein, with protein sequence MKVNKRSRLAESLKDGRTVWLDGKKIDDLYAHHAFTGTLDTLTHLLDMLDSPEEQKIVGYESPKTKEFVHKSFLIPKDMDELIARRKAFELWSRKTYGVMSRLSDYANSMVTGYYIDRDFFNQYDSGFSKKITEYYEQARDERRIVIQAILDPQIDRSKPGDEQEDALLKVIKETEEGIVVRGAKMIATASPYAHDVIIMPHQKLTPDKTEQANMCIIPLNLPGLQIVCRESFASKDQKKHPLSAQFDEMDAVLLFDDVLIPWERVLIRGSVEGVFEAQRHQQLNCLAHHQTVVRLLTKLQFVAGVATAIAQSIGVDQFLQVKEKLGELYTQIDSIEALLIASEIQGSLNEKGVYLPALVPLQTARNLGTRHYPRAIEILKQIGAGGFIQLPSTTIEDSNELIPLLEKYFRGANVDAVTKTSLFQVGWELIGSTLGSRHDLYERLYTGDPIRTFAMQYETYDKEPLKRRLHHFLEEVNGKGNRDDRKQSVSSTT encoded by the coding sequence ATGAAGGTCAATAAAAGAAGCCGGCTTGCCGAAAGTTTGAAAGATGGAAGAACTGTTTGGCTTGATGGAAAGAAAATAGACGATCTATATGCCCATCATGCTTTCACAGGCACCTTAGACACATTAACACATTTGTTAGATATGCTGGATTCACCTGAGGAACAAAAGATTGTCGGGTATGAAAGTCCAAAAACAAAGGAATTTGTTCACAAATCTTTTCTTATCCCCAAAGATATGGATGAGCTGATTGCAAGAAGAAAGGCTTTTGAATTATGGTCGCGGAAAACTTATGGAGTGATGAGCCGATTATCTGATTATGCGAATTCGATGGTTACAGGCTACTACATTGATAGGGACTTCTTTAACCAATATGATTCAGGATTTTCCAAGAAAATCACGGAATACTATGAACAGGCCAGGGATGAACGACGTATTGTGATTCAGGCCATACTTGATCCTCAGATCGATAGGTCAAAGCCAGGTGATGAACAGGAAGATGCTTTATTGAAAGTCATAAAGGAAACGGAGGAAGGAATCGTTGTTAGAGGTGCGAAAATGATTGCTACCGCTTCCCCGTATGCACACGATGTCATCATCATGCCGCATCAGAAACTGACTCCTGATAAAACAGAGCAAGCAAATATGTGTATCATCCCATTGAATCTTCCTGGCCTGCAAATTGTCTGTCGTGAATCATTCGCCTCAAAAGATCAAAAGAAACATCCATTAAGTGCACAATTTGATGAAATGGACGCTGTTTTATTATTTGATGATGTGTTGATTCCTTGGGAACGTGTACTTATAAGGGGATCCGTAGAAGGGGTGTTTGAAGCGCAGCGGCACCAGCAATTAAACTGTCTCGCCCATCATCAAACGGTTGTCCGATTGCTGACGAAACTTCAATTCGTTGCAGGGGTGGCTACGGCCATCGCTCAATCTATCGGTGTCGATCAATTCTTGCAAGTGAAGGAGAAGCTTGGTGAACTATATACCCAAATCGATAGTATAGAGGCGTTGCTTATTGCCTCGGAGATTCAAGGATCACTAAACGAAAAGGGTGTTTATCTACCTGCTCTCGTACCCTTGCAAACGGCACGAAATCTTGGAACCCGCCATTATCCAAGAGCGATCGAGATTTTAAAACAAATCGGGGCAGGCGGTTTTATTCAGCTCCCTTCTACAACGATCGAGGACAGCAACGAACTCATTCCATTATTAGAAAAGTATTTTAGAGGAGCGAATGTCGATGCAGTCACTAAAACGTCTTTATTTCAAGTAGGATGGGAACTGATAGGAAGCACACTGGGATCGAGGCATGATCTGTATGAAAGGCTGTATACCGGGGATCCCATTCGAACCTTCGCTATGCAGTATGAAACCTATGATAAAGAGCCATTAAAACGAAGACTCCACCATTTTTTGGAGGAGGTAAATGGAAAGGGGAATCGTGATGATCGAAAACAATCGGTATCTTCAACGACTTAA